A window from Deltaproteobacteria bacterium encodes these proteins:
- a CDS encoding response regulator, translating into MTNVSCSDSIQGNILVVDDVPANLTLLTGILKEEGHLVRPVPSGKLALKAVEIEPPDIILLDIMMPVMDGYETCRHLKDNPKTRDIPIVFLTAKTEVEDETKGFELGAVDYITKPISPPVVLARVQTHLRLKRMQDSLKDQNQFLDAAVQKHTKDLVAAQDKLGYLIQTGLELGLEHDRIALLRKILFGAKTLLNCDAGTLYMVTEHNTLRFAQRTKSDDLSSFEIPLYDEAGAPVERFMATWCALHNEPIIVDDVYSETRFDVSGAKKMDAESGYRTVSMLTVPLSPREGEVIGVMQFINALDPETGKVIPFPPELLRFVGAMAAQSAVALDNFQLLAESERRLKITKAYTRDSLVRIIQDGGDPTSYQPKEINIAVFFNDIRDFTSFSEKMPPIDVVKFLNTYFDMINEIIIRNRGEIDKLIGDCVMAAFGDPLDAVRAAIEANRALNEYNRKRVEQNLRIVKTGIGITYGSVIIGNIGSASKLDYTLIGDTVNTASRLESLTKHYGVSTILSDDLVKCLHGISDVRFLDIALVKGKKEPIKIYELYEQKTDQIKDIYKRIQPELDRAFHLYYVGEIDEAYELYCKIAKRIGSFESCANEIIDPALIFYKERCERILREARSGLINMKLWNGVYEFKDK; encoded by the coding sequence ATGACTAACGTAAGCTGTAGTGATTCGATCCAAGGCAATATCCTCGTGGTGGATGATGTCCCCGCCAACCTGACCCTTCTCACAGGCATCCTCAAGGAAGAGGGCCATCTGGTGCGGCCCGTTCCCAGCGGCAAGCTGGCTCTCAAGGCCGTGGAGATCGAGCCGCCCGACATTATTCTCCTTGATATCATGATGCCGGTCATGGACGGATATGAAACCTGCCGTCACCTGAAAGATAATCCGAAAACAAGAGACATACCAATCGTCTTCCTGACTGCGAAGACTGAAGTGGAGGATGAAACGAAGGGTTTCGAACTGGGTGCGGTTGATTACATTACCAAGCCGATCAGCCCGCCCGTGGTACTGGCGAGGGTGCAAACCCATCTGCGGTTGAAAAGGATGCAGGATTCTTTGAAGGATCAGAATCAATTTCTGGATGCAGCGGTGCAGAAACATACCAAGGATCTTGTCGCCGCCCAGGACAAGCTAGGATACCTGATCCAAACGGGGCTCGAACTCGGACTGGAACATGACCGCATTGCGCTCCTGCGCAAGATCCTTTTCGGCGCCAAGACCCTGCTCAATTGCGATGCCGGTACGCTCTACATGGTGACGGAACACAATACGCTACGCTTTGCCCAACGTACAAAAAGCGACGATTTGTCGTCCTTCGAAATTCCTCTTTACGACGAGGCTGGCGCCCCTGTCGAACGCTTCATGGCCACCTGGTGTGCACTGCACAACGAGCCTATCATCGTAGATGACGTGTACAGTGAAACCAGGTTCGACGTTTCCGGCGCCAAGAAGATGGATGCCGAATCGGGTTACCGCACCGTGTCCATGCTGACCGTGCCGCTCTCACCACGCGAGGGCGAGGTTATCGGGGTTATGCAATTTATCAATGCCCTTGATCCCGAGACCGGCAAGGTGATTCCCTTCCCGCCGGAACTGCTGCGCTTCGTTGGGGCCATGGCCGCCCAGTCGGCAGTGGCACTCGACAACTTCCAACTCCTCGCTGAATCCGAAAGACGATTAAAAATAACTAAAGCTTATACGAGAGATTCGTTGGTGCGCATTATTCAGGATGGGGGTGATCCAACATCATACCAACCAAAAGAAATAAATATTGCTGTCTTTTTCAACGACATTCGTGACTTTACTAGTTTTTCCGAAAAAATGCCTCCTATTGACGTCGTAAAGTTCTTAAATACATATTTTGATATGATAAATGAGATTATCATTCGAAACCGTGGAGAAATTGATAAGCTTATAGGCGATTGCGTTATGGCGGCGTTTGGAGATCCGTTGGACGCTGTCCGTGCAGCGATTGAAGCAAATCGCGCGCTCAATGAATACAATAGAAAACGCGTCGAACAAAATCTAAGAATCGTTAAAACAGGAATTGGCATAACATATGGTAGCGTAATTATAGGCAATATTGGTTCAGCCAGTAAATTAGATTACACGCTTATAGGCGATACGGTAAATACTGCATCACGCTTAGAATCGTTGACAAAGCATTATGGTGTTTCAACAATATTGTCAGATGATCTTGTTAAATGTTTGCATGGAATATCTGATGTCAGGTTTTTGGATATTGCTCTAGTGAAGGGCAAAAAGGAGCCGATAAAAATATATGAATTATATGAACAGAAGACCGATCAAATAAAAGATATTTACAAACGCATACAGCCGGAGCTCGATCGAGCATTTCATCTATACTATGTTGGAGAAATAGACGAAGCCTATGAATTATACTGCAAAATAGCCAAACGCATAGGATCTTTTGAAAGTTGTGCAAATGAGATTATAGACCCGGCACTCATTTTCTATAAGGAAAGATGTGAAAGAATCCTTAGGGAAGCTCGATCCGGCCTTATTAATATGAAATTGTGGAATGGAGTATACGAGTTCAAGGATAAATAG
- the dut gene encoding dUTP diphosphatase, protein MEELLIPIRQLPGQEDVPLPCYMTAQAAGMDVCAAVRSDTTIAPGERMIIPTGIAIELPPGFEAEIRPRSGLAIKYGITLVNSPGTIDADYRGEVGLLLINHGRDPFVVRRGERMAQMVVHPVCRVAWQTKNELAATARGEGGFGHTK, encoded by the coding sequence ATGGAAGAACTTCTTATCCCTATCCGGCAATTGCCTGGTCAGGAGGACGTTCCCTTGCCCTGCTATATGACGGCGCAGGCCGCCGGGATGGATGTCTGCGCGGCCGTCCGGTCGGACACGACGATTGCTCCGGGCGAGAGGATGATCATACCGACAGGGATTGCCATCGAATTACCGCCCGGTTTCGAGGCCGAAATCAGGCCACGGAGTGGGCTTGCCATCAAATACGGTATCACGCTCGTCAACAGCCCCGGCACCATTGATGCGGACTACCGCGGGGAAGTGGGCCTGCTCCTGATCAACCATGGGCGCGATCCTTTTGTCGTCCGCCGGGGTGAACGCATGGCCCAGATGGTTGTCCACCCGGTCTGCCGGGTAGCCTGGCAGACGAAAAATGAATTGGCGGCTACGGCCCGTGGTGAAGGCGGCTTCGGTCATACAAAATAA
- a CDS encoding DMT family protein produces LPANRIGIHYFNLGQLKVIPEIITMIIFAGFAYFYMRQPLKLDYLWAGFCLVGAAYFMFREGLPHT; encoded by the coding sequence CATTACCAGCAAACCGGATCGGTATCCATTATTTCAATCTGGGCCAGCTAAAAGTCATCCCGGAGATTATCACGATGATTATATTTGCCGGTTTTGCATACTTCTACATGAGGCAGCCTCTAAAGCTGGATTACCTTTGGGCTGGATTCTGTCTAGTCGGCGCAGCTTATTTCATGTTTCGGGAAGGCTTACCCCATACCTGA
- a CDS encoding ferritin family protein, giving the protein MEERLDALQVALTNEMREHEFYLNNARRTANAVGKAMFQQIAAEELEHYERLQQLSEIWKKQEKWPATVPLQVKGTTVKDVLKAVVKKAANTPAGDADDLQAIRTAIDFEAQGAAFYSRLRDQSTEAREKAFFALLASIEQEHFSSLKDTEEYLTNPAGWYQKAERSGLDGA; this is encoded by the coding sequence ATGGAAGAACGTTTGGATGCCCTGCAGGTAGCGCTGACCAATGAGATGCGGGAACATGAGTTTTACCTGAATAATGCCCGGAGAACGGCCAATGCCGTCGGCAAGGCCATGTTTCAGCAGATAGCGGCCGAGGAACTGGAGCACTACGAGCGGTTGCAGCAACTCTCCGAGATCTGGAAAAAACAGGAAAAATGGCCGGCTACCGTTCCTCTGCAGGTGAAGGGAACGACCGTCAAAGACGTCTTGAAAGCAGTTGTAAAAAAAGCCGCCAATACTCCGGCCGGCGATGCCGACGACCTCCAGGCCATCCGGACGGCCATCGATTTTGAGGCCCAAGGGGCAGCCTTCTATTCCCGCCTCCGTGACCAGTCAACCGAAGCACGGGAAAAGGCTTTTTTTGCTCTGCTGGCCAGCATTGAGCAGGAACACTTTTCTTCTCTCAAAGACACTGAAGAATATCTTACCAACCCGGCCGGTTGGTATCAAAAAGCGGAAAGAAGCGGACTTGACGGGGCGTGA
- a CDS encoding PAS domain S-box protein gives MSWSSIVYIAASYTASLITLLLAVYAWRHRDTAGATALAGVMLALTVRMVASGLRSISTPEMFMYWFRLGLLGMATGPVFFFVFVLQRSGYGWWLSRGRIVTLFAVPFLTMVLNWAPTLQHLFVRESGLGFRDSMLYWKGAVVFGPWFWVYSFYSFSLVMIALVFVVITAIRFHLYRMQAIAILAAAIAPTVVSVLLAFQALAFAQYLVPWALTFTGVILAWATFRHRLLDVVPVARNTLVEMMGDGMLVVDTQGRVVDLNQAMQCLLAGTLPAGVAANQVIGQQASQILAPWQEVVASLDKEGKIQFVTILEEHGKLRHFDVQLVPLRSGRLVVWHDITASKESEEALKQKEAELRLRNLLLATQQEVSIDGILVVDEVGTIISYNQKFIKMWGIPPEVAQSRSDEQALQSVLDKVADPDGFLAIVKYLHAHLNEISQDEIVLRDGRVFDRYSAPMIASDHKYYGRVWFFRDITERKQAEAQRGEAAEAMRQSEERYRRLVDFSPEPIVVHQGGEVIYVNTAGVKAIGASRPEELIGQPIKKFIHPDFYSLVEERLRRIYQEGQPTEFFELRLLNLSGQPLDVILGSTLTIYQGKTAVQTSFQEITERKRMEREILAAKEVAETATHAKSIFLANMSHEIRTPMNAILGFAQLMQRAPDLSEQSREHLNIINRSGEHLLALINDILEMSKIEAGRAVFIPITLDLHSLLHDLEMMFRVRTDSKKLRFLSEKIGDVPRWVITDEGKLRQVLINLLGNAVKFTEEGGIALRLRAVAEKEHTIALRFEVEDTGPGMAEEEIGRLFQAFEQTNTGIKSGGTGLGLALSRGFIQIMGGSISVTSKIGKGTTFRFEIPVREGKEEEAPPKEAKRRVLGLRPGQSEIRVLVADDRETNRRLLSQLLEVVGFPIREVVNGAEAVRMVHEWKPQVVLMDMTMPVMDGYEATRKIKASPDSKNTVIIAVTASVFEEDKQRVLAAGADGYVSKPFKDTELFENIGRLTGAEYLYEEADGSEKAAETADDETLMRKSVAALPTDLVGQLIHSVERADLDQLNDLVGTLITDHPTLAKRMREMATRYEYEALIELLSSGA, from the coding sequence ATGTCATGGTCCTCCATCGTGTACATAGCTGCCTCGTACACCGCCTCTTTAATCACACTGCTTTTGGCCGTTTACGCCTGGCGGCACCGCGATACCGCGGGCGCAACGGCCCTTGCCGGTGTGATGCTGGCGCTGACAGTGCGGATGGTGGCCTCTGGGCTAAGAAGCATCAGCACGCCGGAAATGTTCATGTACTGGTTTCGCCTGGGCCTTCTCGGCATGGCGACAGGGCCGGTTTTCTTTTTTGTCTTTGTCCTCCAGCGCAGTGGCTACGGGTGGTGGTTGAGTCGGGGCCGCATTGTCACGCTCTTTGCGGTGCCCTTTCTCACAATGGTACTGAACTGGGCGCCCACGCTGCAGCACCTCTTCGTAAGAGAATCTGGCTTGGGTTTCCGCGATTCGATGCTGTATTGGAAGGGCGCAGTGGTCTTCGGGCCCTGGTTTTGGGTGTACAGCTTTTACAGCTTTTCGCTGGTGATGATCGCTCTTGTCTTCGTCGTGATTACGGCGATCCGCTTCCACCTGTATCGGATGCAGGCCATTGCGATACTCGCAGCCGCGATCGCACCGACTGTCGTCAGCGTCCTCCTTGCCTTTCAAGCTTTGGCCTTTGCCCAATATCTGGTTCCCTGGGCTCTTACCTTTACCGGCGTGATCCTGGCCTGGGCGACCTTTCGCCACCGCCTTCTCGATGTGGTCCCAGTGGCCCGCAATACGCTGGTAGAGATGATGGGCGATGGGATGCTGGTTGTGGACACCCAAGGTCGCGTGGTTGACCTGAATCAGGCGATGCAGTGCTTGCTAGCCGGGACGCTGCCTGCTGGCGTTGCGGCCAATCAGGTAATTGGCCAGCAGGCGTCGCAGATTCTGGCCCCGTGGCAAGAGGTGGTGGCTTCCCTGGACAAAGAAGGGAAAATCCAGTTTGTGACGATTCTGGAAGAGCACGGGAAGCTCCGGCACTTTGACGTTCAGCTGGTCCCTCTCCGCAGCGGCCGCCTGGTAGTCTGGCACGACATCACCGCGAGCAAAGAGTCCGAGGAAGCGCTGAAGCAGAAAGAAGCAGAGCTGCGTTTGAGAAATCTGCTGTTAGCAACGCAGCAAGAGGTCTCGATAGACGGGATTCTGGTCGTTGACGAAGTCGGGACGATCATTTCCTATAACCAGAAATTTATCAAGATGTGGGGCATCCCGCCAGAGGTCGCCCAGTCCCGTTCCGATGAACAGGCATTACAGTCGGTGCTTGACAAAGTTGCGGATCCGGATGGTTTTCTGGCAATAGTCAAATACCTGCATGCCCACCTCAACGAGATCAGCCAGGACGAGATTGTCCTCAGAGACGGCAGGGTCTTTGATAGGTATTCGGCACCCATGATCGCGAGCGACCACAAGTATTATGGGCGGGTCTGGTTTTTCCGCGATATCACCGAACGGAAGCAGGCCGAGGCCCAGAGGGGTGAAGCTGCCGAAGCGATGCGCCAGAGCGAAGAACGCTACCGTCGGCTGGTAGATTTTTCCCCGGAGCCCATTGTCGTGCATCAGGGCGGCGAGGTGATTTACGTGAACACGGCCGGCGTCAAAGCCATCGGGGCGTCCCGGCCGGAAGAGCTGATCGGACAACCCATCAAGAAATTTATACACCCGGACTTCTACTCCCTGGTTGAGGAACGTTTGCGACGGATTTATCAGGAAGGACAACCCACCGAGTTTTTCGAACTCCGCTTGCTCAATCTATCCGGGCAGCCACTGGATGTGATCTTGGGCAGCACCCTGACCATCTATCAGGGAAAAACGGCGGTGCAAACATCCTTCCAGGAAATAACCGAGCGAAAACGGATGGAACGGGAGATTCTCGCCGCCAAAGAGGTCGCCGAAACTGCCACCCACGCCAAGAGCATCTTTCTGGCCAACATGTCGCACGAGATCCGAACGCCCATGAACGCCATTCTTGGCTTTGCCCAGCTTATGCAGCGGGCCCCTGATCTCTCAGAGCAATCGCGTGAGCACCTCAATATCATCAACCGTAGTGGTGAACACCTGCTGGCACTTATCAATGACATCCTGGAAATGTCGAAAATCGAGGCAGGGCGGGCAGTTTTTATCCCGATCACCTTGGACTTGCATTCTCTCCTCCATGACCTCGAGATGATGTTCCGAGTGCGGACCGATTCCAAAAAGCTGCGGTTCCTGTCGGAGAAAATTGGGGATGTCCCTCGCTGGGTAATTACAGACGAAGGGAAACTCCGCCAGGTGCTCATCAACCTCTTGGGGAATGCCGTAAAATTCACTGAGGAGGGCGGGATCGCCTTGCGTCTCCGTGCGGTAGCCGAAAAGGAGCACACGATAGCACTTCGGTTCGAGGTGGAGGATACGGGTCCGGGCATGGCCGAAGAGGAAATCGGTCGTCTGTTCCAGGCATTCGAACAGACCAACACCGGGATCAAGAGCGGCGGTACAGGGCTTGGCCTGGCATTGAGCCGGGGATTCATCCAGATCATGGGGGGATCCATCTCGGTGACAAGCAAGATTGGAAAGGGAACCACATTCCGATTCGAGATTCCAGTCCGAGAAGGCAAAGAGGAAGAGGCGCCACCAAAAGAGGCAAAAAGACGCGTGCTGGGTTTAAGGCCCGGCCAGAGCGAGATCCGGGTTCTGGTCGCCGACGACAGGGAAACGAACCGTCGTCTTTTGTCGCAGTTGCTTGAGGTGGTAGGATTTCCGATACGGGAAGTCGTCAACGGGGCGGAAGCGGTTCGCATGGTCCATGAATGGAAACCGCAGGTGGTTCTCATGGACATGACCATGCCCGTTATGGATGGCTACGAAGCCACACGGAAGATCAAGGCATCGCCCGACAGCAAGAATACGGTGATCATTGCCGTGACGGCCAGCGTCTTCGAGGAAGACAAACAGCGGGTCTTAGCCGCAGGAGCCGACGGCTACGTGTCGAAACCATTCAAGGACACCGAGCTTTTTGAAAACATCGGTCGGCTGACCGGAGCGGAGTACCTGTATGAAGAAGCAGACGGTAGTGAAAAGGCTGCAGAAACAGCGGACGATGAGACCCTGATGCGCAAGAGCGTTGCCGCGCTGCCCACCGACCTTGTCGGCCAACTGATTCATTCCGTTGAGAGAGCTGACCTCGACCAATTGAACGACCTTGTTGGAACGCTGATCACTGACCATCCAACGCTTGCGAAGCGGATGCGAGAAATGGCCACCCGGTACGAATATGAAGCATTGATCGAGCTTTTATCTTCAGGAGCATGA
- a CDS encoding pitrilysin family protein: MINKTVLDNGISVISEDISHVRSVSIGMWVRCGSCHEDAHTNGTAHFIEHMLFKGTEKRSAFDIAWAIDSVGGVMNAFTGKELTSFYLKIPDYHFPLAIDIMSDIFNNSCFAEAEIAREKSVILQEISMVEDSPDEYIHELFDALFWGRHPLGLPILGTKERVGAMNRTSLAHFFNSRYRGDKLILTAAGNLKHEELVEMATAAFGALSGDVTEKEVVAPVVAARTSVLEKDLEQVHLVIGVPAPSAVSPQRHAGMLLNAILGGSMSSWLFQEVREKRGLAYEIQSYLTSYTKEGLLGVYVGTDAEKIPEVMNIILDAFRRFKDRPLEENELRAVKEMLKGNFLLSMESTDNRMSRLARNEVYFQRHVPAEEVTANIDAVTSAEVRDLAAELFDPAVLSVAAIGRIKERDITGYLT, from the coding sequence ATGATAAATAAGACCGTTTTGGATAACGGCATCAGTGTCATTTCCGAAGATATCAGTCATGTCCGCTCCGTATCCATAGGAATGTGGGTACGGTGCGGTTCCTGCCATGAAGATGCACATACCAACGGCACGGCCCATTTCATCGAACACATGCTTTTCAAGGGCACGGAAAAACGGTCCGCCTTTGATATTGCCTGGGCGATAGATTCTGTGGGCGGGGTGATGAATGCCTTTACGGGCAAGGAATTAACCTCTTTCTACCTCAAGATACCGGATTATCATTTCCCGTTGGCCATAGATATCATGTCTGATATCTTCAATAATTCCTGTTTTGCCGAAGCGGAGATCGCCCGGGAAAAATCAGTTATCCTGCAGGAAATCAGCATGGTGGAAGATTCACCAGACGAGTATATCCATGAACTTTTCGATGCCCTCTTCTGGGGTCGTCACCCGCTGGGGCTGCCCATTCTCGGCACGAAGGAGCGAGTAGGAGCGATGAACCGGACCTCCTTGGCACACTTCTTCAATTCCCGGTATCGGGGTGATAAACTGATCCTGACGGCGGCCGGCAACCTGAAGCATGAGGAGCTCGTGGAGATGGCCACCGCTGCTTTTGGTGCCTTGTCCGGAGATGTCACGGAAAAGGAAGTTGTGGCGCCCGTCGTCGCGGCCCGGACCTCGGTCCTGGAAAAAGATCTCGAACAGGTGCACTTGGTAATAGGTGTGCCGGCGCCCTCGGCGGTGAGTCCCCAGCGGCACGCCGGCATGCTTTTGAATGCCATCCTGGGCGGCTCCATGAGCTCTTGGCTTTTTCAGGAAGTCCGGGAAAAACGGGGCCTGGCCTATGAAATACAGTCCTATCTGACGTCCTACACCAAGGAAGGGCTGCTGGGCGTGTATGTAGGGACAGATGCCGAAAAAATCCCGGAGGTTATGAACATTATTCTGGATGCCTTCCGCCGTTTTAAAGATAGACCATTGGAGGAGAATGAACTACGGGCGGTCAAGGAAATGCTCAAGGGAAATTTCCTGCTGAGTATGGAAAGCACGGATAACCGGATGTCCCGCCTGGCCAGAAACGAGGTTTATTTCCAGCGCCATGTGCCCGCCGAGGAGGTGACCGCAAATATTGATGCGGTAACGAGTGCCGAGGTGCGCGATCTGGCCGCGGAGCTTTTTGATCCGGCGGTGCTTTCCGTGGCCGCCATCGGCAGGATCAAGGAAAGAGACATTACCGGATATTTGACATGA
- a CDS encoding DUF4019 domain-containing protein, which produces MQSMPIRIFLVLFIFALIYPSLLIAERIQPPPDIKSGSPTPPEIPKTNANQKESAEVLPGLIASPERRTALVIGNSSYDTGSLRNPVNDADDMAASLKRLGFDVILKKNATQQDMEDAIRNFGDRLKKGGVGLFFYAGHGVQIAGKNFLLPIGARIDRDTDVKYRAMDTDMVLDEMGNAGNPMNIVILDACRDNPFGKSFRTASRGLAIISSAPRGTLVSYSTSPGNIAADGGGRNSPYTGYLMKHMVTPGLPIEEVFKNVRQDLGRQTGGKQIPWELSSLEGQFYFNPQGNRHNNLPYATSYATRSASQTEPDKLARLEAAIAAAEKWLPMVDSGNYGQSWREAAGYFRYAINEEKWVQTINAVRNPLGKLIAREVQNTTYWTSLPNAPEGEYIVIQFKTSFGNKKSAIETVTPMFEKDGIWRVSGYYIQ; this is translated from the coding sequence ATGCAATCCATGCCTATAAGAATCTTCCTTGTCCTGTTTATATTTGCTTTAATCTACCCATCTTTATTGATTGCCGAACGAATACAACCGCCGCCTGATATCAAGAGTGGCTCGCCCACGCCGCCTGAAATCCCCAAGACCAATGCCAACCAGAAGGAGTCGGCAGAAGTCTTACCCGGATTGATTGCTTCCCCGGAGCGGCGGACAGCTCTGGTGATCGGAAACAGCAGTTACGATACCGGCAGCCTCAGAAATCCTGTCAATGATGCTGACGATATGGCCGCTTCTCTCAAACGCCTCGGTTTCGATGTTATCTTGAAAAAGAATGCCACACAGCAGGATATGGAAGACGCAATCCGCAACTTCGGCGATCGTTTGAAGAAAGGCGGCGTCGGCTTGTTCTTCTATGCCGGTCACGGAGTCCAGATCGCGGGAAAGAACTTCTTGCTTCCCATCGGGGCCCGTATTGACAGGGACACGGACGTCAAGTATCGAGCCATGGATACGGATATGGTGTTGGATGAGATGGGCAATGCCGGCAATCCCATGAACATCGTTATTCTTGACGCCTGTCGTGACAATCCTTTTGGTAAGAGTTTCCGGACCGCCTCCCGCGGCTTGGCAATTATCTCCTCTGCGCCTCGTGGGACTTTAGTGTCTTATTCCACAAGTCCCGGTAACATAGCAGCGGATGGCGGAGGTCGCAATAGCCCATATACTGGATATTTGATGAAGCATATGGTGACTCCCGGACTGCCCATTGAAGAGGTCTTCAAGAATGTGAGACAGGACCTTGGTCGACAGACGGGGGGGAAACAGATTCCCTGGGAGTTGTCCTCCCTTGAGGGGCAATTCTATTTCAATCCACAGGGAAATAGGCATAATAACCTACCGTATGCTACTTCCTATGCGACGAGATCAGCTTCGCAAACTGAACCTGATAAGTTGGCACGGCTTGAGGCGGCCATAGCAGCAGCAGAAAAGTGGCTTCCTATGGTTGACTCAGGGAATTATGGGCAAAGCTGGAGAGAAGCGGCTGGATACTTCAGGTATGCTATAAATGAAGAGAAGTGGGTCCAGACTATTAACGCAGTAAGGAATCCATTGGGTAAGCTGATAGCAAGAGAAGTCCAAAACACTACATACTGGACGTCTTTGCCTAATGCCCCGGAGGGCGAATATATAGTCATCCAGTTTAAGACCTCCTTCGGAAACAAGAAGTCAGCAATCGAAACGGTTACGCCGATGTTTGAAAAAGATGGTATCTGGAGAGTGTCAGGCTATTACATTCAATAG